From Trueperella pecoris, a single genomic window includes:
- the nudC gene encoding NAD(+) diphosphatase: MYGQLSGPRKIHDRDGHSRCDMRAILDDDRGRYLLVDGDTVSYSEGSLAFLPRAQFTQTGLIASYLGTFEGVRYLMGNAGTSRNAPSIASLGFAPLREVGHLLSDIEAALAMEALALANWQVCTKFCSMCGKPTRLREAGWHMECEEGHATFPRIDPAVIMAIRDGHGRILLGRNRRWRDGRFSTLAGFVEAGESVEDAVRREVWEEAGVRVGRLEYVASQPWPYPRSLMVGLRGWTVELEPSAVPDGVEIAQAGFFTRGQVRQMFAADPQSMPGPTSLARALMEDWYGGPLEEGGK, translated from the coding sequence CAAGATTCACGATAGGGACGGGCATTCGCGTTGCGACATGCGCGCGATCCTGGACGACGATCGCGGGCGCTACCTGCTCGTTGACGGGGATACGGTCTCCTACAGCGAAGGCTCACTTGCCTTTTTGCCCCGAGCGCAGTTTACCCAGACGGGCCTTATCGCCTCCTATCTCGGTACATTCGAGGGCGTGCGCTATCTGATGGGAAATGCCGGCACGTCACGAAACGCACCCTCCATCGCGAGCTTGGGCTTCGCTCCGTTACGCGAGGTCGGCCACCTTCTTTCCGACATCGAAGCGGCGCTCGCGATGGAGGCCCTCGCTCTGGCTAACTGGCAGGTGTGCACGAAGTTCTGCTCCATGTGCGGCAAACCCACCCGCCTGCGTGAAGCGGGCTGGCACATGGAATGCGAAGAGGGTCATGCAACCTTTCCTCGGATAGATCCCGCCGTCATCATGGCCATACGAGACGGCCACGGGCGAATCCTCCTGGGCCGTAACCGGCGCTGGCGCGACGGGCGCTTCTCCACGCTCGCGGGCTTCGTGGAAGCGGGGGAGAGCGTGGAGGACGCGGTGCGTCGCGAAGTGTGGGAAGAAGCCGGAGTGCGGGTCGGCAGGCTGGAATACGTCGCTTCCCAACCGTGGCCCTATCCGCGTTCCCTCATGGTGGGCCTTCGCGGATGGACGGTCGAACTGGAGCCAAGCGCTGTGCCGGATGGCGTTGAGATTGCTCAGGCGGGTTTCTTCACCCGTGGACAGGTGCGCCAGATGTTTGCGGCTGATCCGCAGAGTATGCCAGGGCCGACGTCGTTGGCGCGGGCCCTCATGGAAGACTGGTATGGCGGGCCCTTGGAGGAAGGCGGAAAGTGA